A genomic region of Pelodiscus sinensis isolate JC-2024 chromosome 1, ASM4963464v1, whole genome shotgun sequence contains the following coding sequences:
- the RWDD2B gene encoding RWD domain-containing protein 2B: MAKMTNLEEAEVQLSELDLLSSMFPDEDEFIVTDQLAVAELKHYIDNKTSEIPSSKIQFTLNVKLEVADATMVMLSISCALPLNYPAVLPEITVRSPSLSRTQQIKLNADLKTYLKRNCFGEVCVLNAREWVKDHAAAYIDRELSSSPVTSLKTVPSEEVIFTRLWIYSHHIYNKHKRKNIIDWSKELSLSGFSMPGKPGVICVEGPQSACEEFWSRVRRLTWQRILIRHREDISLDGSHAEMQKQRKFLTFEEKAFDAHGVRGNHMDLGQLYHFLDEKGCADVFQMYFGVEGR; encoded by the exons ATGGCTAAAATGACTAACTTGGAAGAAGCTGAAGTACAACTTTCTGAATTAGACCTACTTTCTAGTATGTTTCCTGATGAAGATGAGTTTATTGTGACTGACCAGCTGGCTGTAGCAGAACTAAAGCATTATATTGATAATAAGACTTCAGAGATTCCTTCTTCAAAAATTCAGTTTACACTGAATGTAAAGCTAGAGGTTGCTGATGCCACTATG gtAATGCTTTCTATATCCTGTGCTTTACCGCTTAACTATCCAGCTGTTCTACCAGAAATTACTGTCAG GTCACCATCATTAAGCCGAACACAGCAAATTAAGCTGAACGCTGATCTAAAAACATACTTGAAAAGAAACTGCTTTGGTGAGGTCTGTGTATTAAATGCAAGAGAATGGGTTAAAGATCATGCAGCTGCTTATATCGACAGGGAACTTTCATCTTCCCCAGTGACATCATTGAAAACTGTGCCATCAGAAGAGGTTATTTTCACTAGATTATGGATCTACAGTCATCACATTTACAACAAGCATAAAAGGAAGAATATTATTGATTGGTCTAAGGAGCTCTCTCTGTCGGGATTTAGCATGCCTGGGAAACCAGGTGTCATTTGTGTAGAAGGCCCACAGAGTGCTTGTGAAGAATTCTGGTCAAG AGTCAGAAGATTAACATGGCAGAGAATTTTAATTCGCCACAGAGAGGACATTTCTCTGGATGGGTCACATGCTGAAATGCAGAAACAAAGAAAATTCTTAACTTTTGAAGAAAAAGCATTTGATGCACATGGTGTCAGAGGAAATCATATGGATCTGGGACAGCTGTATCATTTTTTAGATGAAAAGGGGTGTGCTGATGTTTTTCAGATGTACTTTGGAGTAGAAGGACGTTAA